One Rhododendron vialii isolate Sample 1 chromosome 2a, ASM3025357v1 genomic region harbors:
- the LOC131317821 gene encoding eukaryotic translation initiation factor 5A-2, whose amino-acid sequence MSDEEHHFESKADAGASKTFPQQAGTIRKNGYIVIKGRPCKVVEVSTSKTGKHGHAKCHFVAIDIFNGKKLEDIVPSSHNCDVPHVNRTDYQLIDISEDGFVSLLTENGNTKDDLRLPTDDSLLSQIKDGFGEGKDLVVSVMSAMGEEQICALKDIGPK is encoded by the exons ATGTCGGACGAAGAGCATCACTTCGAGTCCAAGGCCGACGCCGGTGCCTCCAAGACCTTCCCCCAGCAAGCCGGTACCATCCGTAAGAACGGTTACATTGTCATCAAAGGCCGCCCCTGCAAG GTTGTTGAGGTTTCGACCTCAAAGACTGGCAAGCATGGGCATGCGAAGTGTCACTTTGTGGCTATTGACATATTCAATGGCAAGAAGCTCGAAGATATCGTCCCATCATCCCATAACTGTGAT GTTCCTCATGTTAACCGTACTGATTATCAGCTGATTGATATATCTGAAGATGGTTTC GTGAGTCTTTTGACTGAGAATGGCAACACCAAGGATGACTTGAGGCTTCCCACTGATGATAGTCTGCTCAGCCAG ATTAAGGATGGGTTTGGAGAAGGGAAAGACCTCGTTGTGTCTGTTATGTCGGCTATGGGGGAAGAACAGATCTGTGCCCTCAAGGACATTGGCCCCAAGTAG
- the LOC131317823 gene encoding protein POLAR LOCALIZATION DURING ASYMMETRIC DIVISION AND REDISTRIBUTION codes for MDGGSETSGGGRRRRGKRREELRRFECLSPRSLLSWWFSSSEEKEVKVRRESRREGVGREVAQVGCSMEGLNGESSSCVLGLRRESHSQEASGQHRKDDCFNMALGFGLFYLLAASKNEVTKMIELRKELEMLLQNAKEKLQSQNRAIFSKPSESNVISTCSTFDVQESLISNGSVSQSQFFFKNQVDSETPEPCNHSLTCKTSRQENCIEGIDQLEAELEAELERMQIHMDTGDNLEYTKQHKVEVTVEDTTPGQCLDTNLGEEFQYPEGTIEHFGVPPEELERRLHEVLALRQEERIKELEAALEFANRKLLEKERELCWWKDTAKLISEHVPSTSRSR; via the exons ATGGACGGCGGAAGTGAAACCTCCGGCGGCGGAAGAAGGCGGCGGgggaagaggagggaggagtTGAGGAGGTTCGAGTGCTTGTCGCCGCGGTCGCTGCTGTCGTGGTGGTTTTCTTCGTCGGAGGAGAAGGAGGTGAAGGTGAGGAGAGAGTCGAGGAGGGAGGGGGTGGGCAGGGAGGTGGCCCAGGTGGGGTGTTCGATGGAAGGTCTGAATGGGGAATCATCGTCATGCGTTTTGGGGTTGAGAAGAGAGAGTCATAGTCAGGAGGCATCAG GACAACACAGGAAGGATGATTGTTTCAACATGGCACTTGGATTTGGTCTATTTTATCTTCTTGCTGCAAGTAAAAATGAGGTCACTAAGATGATAGAGTTACGGAAAGAACTGGAAATGCTTCTTCAAAATGCCAAAGAGAAGCTCCAGAGCCAAAACAGGGCAATATTCTCGAAGCCATCTGAGTCAAATGTGATTTCGACTTGCTCAACTTTTGACGTCCAAGAAAGTCTAATCTCCAATGGGAGTGTTTCACAAAGTCAATTCTTCTTCAAAAACCAAGTAGATTCAGAAACTCCTGAGCCATGTAATCACTCTCTTACTTGCAAAACAAGTAGACAAGAAAATTGCATAGAAGGGATAGATCAGCTGGAGGCCGAACTTGAAGCTGAATTGGAACGGATGCAAATCCACATGGATACAGGAGATAATCTAGAATACACAAAGCAGCATAAAGTTGAG GTTACTGTTGAGGATACTACTCCTGGACAATGCCTGGACACAAACCTTGGAGAAGAATTCCAATATCCAGAGGGTACCATAGAACACTTTGGAGTTCCCCCTGAAGAGCTTGAAAGGAGATTGCATGAAGTTCTCGCATTGAGGCAAGAAGAAAGGATAAAAGAGCTGGAAGCTGCTTTAGAATTCGCCAATCGAAAGCTTcttgagaaagaaagagagctTTGTTGGTGGAAGGACACTGCAAAACTCATTTCTGAGCATGTTCCAAGCACCTCTCGGTCTCGGTGA
- the LOC131317824 gene encoding transcription elongation factor SPT6 homolog produces MAGNNRISDDEDELDVEEDEREPVDGDGVNDEEDEEDEEGQDEYENDGFIVDDVDGEEHDDGEEMADSDEERQKKKKRKKRDSEKHYELDEDDYELLQDNNITGFHRPKLKESKKFKRLKKAQRDTEGEHFGFSEEEELDGSWKSGRTAEEKLERSLFGGDGPSLEDIAEEEQPEEEEDGDIGEEDDEMADFIVDEDDIVDVDGFPMRRKKVNKKKSRQAPGVSSSALQEAHDIFGDVDELLRLRKLGLAKMGKHDDSGDWREKRLEDEFEPIVLSEKYMTQKDDLIRGIDIPERMQISEEATGAPPTDEMSIDEESNWIYNQLMTGAVPLFSMSGTGAVPGERELLINKDDIMRFMELMHVQKLDVPFIAMYRKEECLSLFKDLDQHEAEIDNNDKADKKCTIRWHKVLWAVQDLDRKWLLLQKRKSALQSYYSKRFEEESRRIYDETRLTLNEQLFESITKSLKAAESEREVDDVDLKFNLHFPAGEVGVDEGKYKRPKRKSQYSVCSKAGLWEVANKFGYSSEQFGLQISLEKMRMDELEDAKEAPEEMAFNFTCAMFETPQAVLKGARHMAAVEISCEPCVRKHVRSIFMDNAVVSTSPTPEGQVAIDTFHQFAGVKWLRDKPLARFEDAQWLLIQKAEEEKLLQVTVKLPDSVLDKLIADSNNYYLSDGVSKSAQLWNEQRKMILQDAFFSFLLPSMEKEARSLLTSRAKNWLLMEYGKLLWDKVSVAPYKRKENNDVTSDEDAAPRVMACCWGPGKPATTFVMLDSSGEVVDTLDAGYLSVRSQNINDQQRKKNDQQRIVKFMTDHQPHVVVLGGVNLSCTRLKDDIYEIIFKIVEDNPRDVGHEMDGLSIIYGDESLPHLYENSRISSDQLPGHSGIVRRAVSLGRYLQNSLAMVATLCGPGREILSWKLSPLDSFLTADEKYAMVEQVMVDVTNQVGLDVNLAIAHEWLFSPLQFISGLGPRKAASLQRSLVRSGSIYTRKDLLTAHGLGKKVFVNSVGFLRVRRTGLAASSSQYIDLLDDTRIHPESYGLAQELAKDIFLADVGDDNHDMHEDEDVLEIAIEHVREKSDLLKRFNVVEYSKDKGWENKRETLDKIRLELIQGFQDWRRLYVERSQEEEFYMISGETEHTVAEGRIVQATVRRVQAQRAICALESGLTGVLTREDYTDDWKEEGDLSEKLHEGDILTCRIKSIQINRYQVFLTCRENDMRSNRYQNHRTVDAFYHEDQSSSQSDKEKARKEREIAKKHFKPRMIVHPRFQNITADEAMEFLSDKEPGESIFRPSSRGPSFLTLTLKVYDGVFAHKDIVEGGKEHKDITSLLRIGKTLKIGEDAFEDLDEVMDRYVDPLVTHLKVMLSYRKFRKGTKAEVDEVLRIEKSEYPMRIVYCFGISHEHPGTFILTYIRSTNPHHEYIGLYPKGFKFRKKMFEDIDRLVAYFQRHIDDPQHDSAQSIRSVAAMVPMRSPATGGSSGGWGDSSSNDGGWRGDRERNPGSRSGRGNGDYRGSNQDGHPSGLPRPYGGRGRGRGSHNSSGDNDGNDGRDGWGSFPGAKVQNSPGREAFPGGWGGGGSGDGVSGGGVSGGWGSSGGGGGGGWGSSGGGSGDADAGGGNSGWGGTKW; encoded by the exons ATGGCCGGAAACAACCGAATCTCAGACGACGAAG ATGAACTCGATGTTGAGGAGGACGAGAGAGAACCCGTTGACGGTGATGGAGTCAACgatgaagaagatgaggaagacG AAGAAGGGCAAGATGAATACGAAAATGATGGGTTCATTGTTGATGATGTTGATGGAGAAGAACATGATGATGGAGAAGAGATGGCAGACAGCGATGAGGAGaggcaaaagaagaagaaaaggaagaaaag AGATTCAGAGAAGCATTACGAACTTGATGAGGATGATTACGAGCTTCTCCAGGATAATAATATCACCGGCTTCCATCGCCCAAAACTT AAGGAGAGCAAAAAGTTCAAGCGGTTGAAGAAAGCTCAAAGGGATACTGAAGGTGAGCACTTTGGGTTTTCCGAGGAGGAGGAGCTTGATGGTAGTTGGAAGAGTGGTCGAACGGCTGAGGAGAAGCTTGAACGGAGCTTATTTGGCGGGGACG GACCCTCGCTCGAGGATATTGCTGAGGAAGAACAAcccgaagaagaagaggatggcGACATTGGTgaagaggatgatgaaatggctgATTTCATCGTGGATGAAGACGACATCGTTGATGTTGATGGGTTTCCTATGAG GCGGAAGAAGGTTAACAAGAAGAAGTCTAGGCAGGCACCAGGTGTTTCGTCGTCTGCACTACAGGAAGCTCATGACATATTCGGTGATGTTGATGAACTTCTGAGGCTCCGCAAACTAGGTTTAGCTAAGATGGGCAAGCATGATGATTCTGGTGATTGGAGGGAAAAGAGGCTTGAAGATGAATTTGAACCAATTGTCCTTTCTGAGAAGTATATGACACAGAAGGATGACCTGATTAGGGGGATAGATATACCAGAACGAATGCAG ATATCCGAGGAAGCCACTGGTGCACCACCAACAGATGAAATGAGTATAGATGAGGAGAGTAATTGGATTTATAATCAGCTCATGACTGGCGCGGTTCCTCTTTTTAGCATGAGTGGTACAGGAGCAGTTCCAGGGGAGCGTGAACTGTTGATAAATAAGGATGACATTATGCGTTTTATGGAGCTTATGCATGTTCAGAAGTTGGAT GTTCCGTTTATCGCCATGTACCGGAAGGAAGAGTGCCTTAGCCTATTCAAGGACCTGGATCAGCATGAAGCTGAGATTGATAATAATGACAAAGCTGACAAAAAATGTACAATAAGGTGGCATAAG GTACTTTGGGCCGTTCAGGACTTGGACAGAAAGTGGTTGCTTCTCCAGAAGCGAAAGAGTGCTCTCCAGTCATACTACAGCAAGCGGTTTGAAGAAGAGTCTCGCAGAATATATGATGAGACGCGCCTCACTTTGAATGAGCAGCTTTTTGAGTCGATTACCAAGTCCCTCAAGGCTGCTGAATCAGAAAGAGAGGTCGATGATGTTGACTTGAAGTTTAACTTGCATTTCCCCGCAGGCGAGGTTGGTGTAGATGAAGGAAAATATAAGAGGCCCAAGAGAAAATCACAATATAGTGTTTGCAGTAAGGCTGGTCTGTGGGAGGTCGCAAACAAGTTTGGCTATAGTTCGGAGCAATTTGGGTTGCAGATATCTTTGGAAAAGATG AGAATGGATGAATTGGAGGATGCCAAGGAAGCCCCAGAAGAGATGGCTTTTAATTTTACATGTGCAATGTTTGAAACACCTCAAGCAGTGCTGAAAGGTGCCAGGCACATG GCAGCTGTAGAGATAAGTTGCGAACCATGTGTTCGGAAGCATGTCCGTAGTATCTTCATGGACAACGCTGTTGTATCAACAAGTCCTACACCTGAAGGTCAGGTGGCCATAGATACGTTCCACCAGTTTGCAGGTGTGAAGTGGTTACGGGATAAGCCATTGGCAAGATTTGAAGATGCACAATGGCTTCTTATTCAAAAGGCTGAAGAAGAGAAACTTCTTCAAGTGACCGTTAAGTTGCCAGATAGTGTATTAGACAAGTTAATTGCTGACTCTAATAATTACTATCTCAGCGATGGTGTGAGTAAATCTGCTCAATTGTGGAATGAGCAGAGGAAGATGATACTGCAGGATGCCTTTTTTAGTTTTCTACTACCTTCAATGGAGAAGGAAGCAAGGTCCTTGTTGACCAGCAGAGCAAAAAATTGGTTGCTTATGGAATATGGGAAGCTCTTGTGGGACAAAGTCTCTGTGGCTCCATATAAGCGAAAGGAGAATAATGATGTTACATCAGATGAAGATGCTGCACCCAGGGTTATGGCATGCTGTTGGGGCCCTGGAAAGCCTGCAACCACTTTTGTGATGTTGGATTCATCTGGAGAAGTGGTCGATACTCTGGATGCAGGGTACCTTAGTGTCCGGTCTCAAAATATTAATGACCAGCAGCGTAAGAAGAATGATCAGCAACGCATTGTGAAGTTCATGACAGACCACCAACCGCATGTCGTAGTTCTAGGTGGTGTCAATCTGTCTTGTACTCGGTTGAAGGACGATATTTATGAG ATCATCTTTAAAATAGTTGAAGATAATCCTAGAGATGTTGGTCATGAGATGGATGGTTTAAGCATTATATATGGTGATGAATCTCTCCCTCACCTATATGAGAATTCTCGCATTTCCTCGGACCAGCTGCCTGGGCACTCAG GTATTGTTAGGAGGGCGGTTTCTCTCGGCCGTTATCTGCAAAATTCACTTGCAATGGTTGCGACACTTTGTGGTCCTGGCAGAGAGATACTATCTTGGAAACTCAGTCCTTTAGATAGCTTTCTTACTGCTGATGAGAAATATGCGATGGTTGAACAGGTTATGGTAGATGTCACTAATCAAGTTGGTCTGGATGTTAATTTGGCTATAGCTCATGAGTGGTTATTTTCTCCTTTACAATTTATTTCTGGGCTTGGTCCTAGAAAGGCAGCATCTCTACAGAGGTCCCTGGTAAGATCTGGATCAATCTACACTCGTAAAGATCTGTTGACAGCTCATGGTCTTGGTAAAAAGGTTTTTGTTAATTCTGTTGGGTTTCTGCGTGTCCGGCGGACTGGTTTGGCTGCCAGCAGCAGTCAGTACATTGATTTGTTAGATGATACAAGAATACATCCGGAATCTTATGGTCTTGCTCAGGAATTGGCCAAAGATATTTTTCTTGCAGATGTGGGAGACGATAATCATGATATGCATGAGGATGAGGATGTGCTGGAGATTGCAATAGAGCATGTTAGAGAAAAATCTGATCTATTAAAAAGATTTAATGTTGTTGAATATTCCAAGGACAAGGGATGGGAGAATAAGAGAGAAACTCTTGATAAGATAAGATTGGAGTTGATACAAGGCTTTCAGGACTGGCGTAGACTGTATGTTGAGCGAAGTCAGGAGGAAGAATTTTATATGATTTCTGGGGAGACAGAGCATACCGTCGCTGAAGGAAGAATTGTGCAGGCAACAGTACGCAGGGTGCAAGCTCAAAGAGCAATTTGTGCGCTTGAATCTGGACTGACTGGTGTGCTTACTAGAGAAGACTATACAGATGATTGGAAGGAAGAAGGTGATCTGTCAGAGAAATTGCATGAAGGTGATATTCTTACGTGCAGGATCAAGTCGATTCAAATCAACAGGTACCAGGTCTTCCTAACTTGTAGAGAAAATGACATGAGGAGTAACCGCTACCAGAATCATCGAACCGTGGACGCGTTCTACCATGAAGACCAGAGCAGCTCACAGAGTGACAAAGAGAAAGCTCGCAAAGAAAGGGAGATTGCTAAGAAGCATTTCAAACCAAGGATGATCGTTCATCCtcggttccaaaatattacagcAGATGAAGCAATGGAG TTCCTGTCTGACAAGGAACCAGGTGAAAGTATTTTCCGTCCTAGTTCTCGGGGGCCCTCATTTTTGACGTTAACTCTCAAAGTTTATGATGGGGTATTTGCTCACAAAGACATAGTTGAAGGTGGAAAGGAACACAAGGACATCACAAGCTTGCTTCGCATTGGGAAAACGTTGAAAATCGGTGAGGACGCATTTGAGGACTTGGATGAG GTAATGGACCGTTATGTTGATCCATTAGTGACTCATTTGAAGGTAATGTTGAGCTACCGCAAGTTCAGGAAGGGCACTAAAGCAGAAGTTGATGAGGTGTTGAGAATTGAGAAATCCGAGTATCCGATGAGgattgtttattgttttggcATATCACATGAACATCCTGGCACATTTATTCTTACATACATACGGAGCACAAACCCACATCATGAGTATATCGGCTTGTATCCAAAGGGATTCAAGTTTCGGAAGAAGATGTTTGAGGACATTGATCGGCTCGTAGCATATTTCCAGAGGCATATTGATGATCCACAACATGACTCTGCGCAATCAATTCGATCAGTTGCTGCAATGGTGCCAATGCGAAGCCCTGCAACTGGGGGGTCCTCAGGTGGGTGGGGTGATTCCTCTAGTAATGACGGTGGCTGGAGAGGAGATCGGGAAAGAAATCCAGGTTCACGATCAG GGAGAGGCAATGGTGATTACAGGGGCAGCAATCAGGATGGGCACCCAAGTGGGCTTCCCAGGCCCTATGGTGGCCGAGGCCGTGGCCGAGGCTCTCATAACAGCAGTGGTGATAATGACGGTAATGATGGGCGGGATGGGTGGGGCAGCTTTCCAGGTGCCAAAGTTCAAAATTCTCCAGGCAGGGAGGCTTTTCCTGGTGGttggggtggtggtggaagtggtgatGGTgtaagtggtggtggtgtaagtGGTGGTTGGGggagcagtggtggtggtggtggtggtggttggggaAGCAGTGGTGGTGGTTCCGGTGATGCGGATGCTGGTGGTGGAAATTCTGGCTGGGGTGGCACCAAGTGGTAG